The following proteins come from a genomic window of Aquimarina sp. MAR_2010_214:
- a CDS encoding GNAT family N-acetyltransferase codes for MGYLSKNGMQFVGWAGLAYLPEFDEIDLGYRFLPKYWGMGFATEVSHAILTYGFDKLELRRIIAIAMKENKASIRVMEKIGMEFDKFAPYEPGGEDAAWYWCDKKLITKNG; via the coding sequence ATGGGCTACCTTTCTAAAAATGGGATGCAGTTTGTTGGCTGGGCTGGTTTAGCATATCTACCGGAATTTGATGAAATTGATCTTGGTTATAGATTTTTACCTAAATATTGGGGGATGGGCTTTGCAACAGAAGTGTCTCATGCAATTTTGACATACGGATTTGATAAACTCGAATTAAGACGGATAATAGCAATTGCTATGAAGGAAAATAAAGCATCTATAAGGGTGATGGAAAAAATAGGGATGGAATTTGATAAATTTGCTCCCTATGAACCTGGAGGTGAAGATGCCGCTTGGTATTGGTGTGACAAAAAACTTATAACAAAAAATGGCTAA
- a CDS encoding GNAT family N-acetyltransferase, with protein sequence MLRKITLDDKEEMFQLHSNSDVQKYTGEPLVESIEEVEQAYRQELTTMRSMDMEDGLPF encoded by the coding sequence TTGTTAAGGAAAATTACGCTGGATGATAAAGAGGAAATGTTTCAGTTGCATTCTAATTCTGACGTACAAAAGTACACGGGAGAACCTCTGGTTGAATCTATAGAAGAAGTGGAACAGGCATACAGACAAGAATTAACGACTATGAGAAGTATGGATATGGAAGATGGGCTACCTTTCTAA
- a CDS encoding VOC family protein — translation MRRTVCSLFIAILILGFTACNSKDKPELERQKSDSTINQSAKAMKSYVSIFEIPATDILRAIEFYQAILDINIEKMEMPGMEMGIFPYEGQMVTGVIMKGEGFQPSADGVTIYLNGGDNLQVILDKVEKNSGKIIIPKTPHADESGYFAMFLDSEGNKMGLHSPN, via the coding sequence ATGAGAAGAACAGTATGTAGCCTTTTTATTGCAATATTAATCTTGGGTTTTACTGCTTGTAATAGCAAAGATAAACCCGAATTAGAAAGACAGAAAAGTGATTCAACTATAAATCAAAGTGCAAAAGCCATGAAAAGTTATGTTTCAATTTTTGAAATTCCAGCAACAGACATTTTACGAGCAATCGAATTTTATCAGGCAATTTTGGATATAAACATTGAGAAAATGGAAATGCCAGGTATGGAAATGGGTATATTTCCATACGAAGGACAGATGGTTACTGGTGTTATCATGAAAGGAGAAGGTTTCCAACCTTCGGCAGATGGTGTAACTATATACCTAAATGGAGGAGACAACCTTCAGGTAATTCTTGATAAAGTCGAGAAAAATAGCGGTAAAATCATTATTCCCAAAACACCTCATGCTGATGAAAGCGGATATTTCGCAATGTTTCTTGATTCTGAAGGAAATAAAATGGGGTTACATTCCCCAAATTGA
- a CDS encoding IS1595 family transposase, translated as MIPEDFRDFFISSSALVQSEIVSTLLEISTEGSALIDSNQSKAISCPHCKCNKIKANGKLKGVQRYVCNTCHKNFSETTGKFWYNLKKKDKVNRYLFCLLSGYSIRKSAKETGISIQTSFDWRHKLLVSFGSVSVDEFQGILESDDLFFAYSEKGNRNLDRPARKRGAKASKAGLSNEKVAVIASCDRSGNKDFKVATRGRISKSDLETILQGKLAKVETLCSDSHRSYTAFAKDKKVAHKKFNASKGQRAVDKIYHVQNVNNMDMRLRKFMEPFNGVATKYLQNYLNWFLVLEKIKNSTSKMATVAAIAFASNTAWMEFKNIVVNNMLFRT; from the coding sequence ATGATACCAGAAGATTTTAGAGATTTTTTCATTAGTTCATCGGCTTTGGTTCAATCAGAAATTGTTTCCACATTATTGGAGATCTCTACTGAGGGTTCAGCCCTGATTGATAGCAATCAGAGTAAAGCCATAAGCTGTCCTCATTGTAAGTGCAATAAAATTAAGGCTAATGGTAAGCTCAAAGGAGTACAGCGCTATGTTTGTAATACTTGTCATAAAAACTTTAGTGAAACTACCGGTAAGTTCTGGTACAACCTCAAGAAGAAAGACAAAGTTAATCGTTATTTATTCTGTTTACTCTCTGGATATAGTATTCGCAAGAGTGCCAAAGAAACAGGGATTTCTATTCAGACTTCTTTTGATTGGAGGCACAAATTACTTGTCTCCTTTGGGAGCGTAAGTGTGGATGAATTCCAAGGAATCCTAGAGAGTGATGATCTTTTCTTTGCTTACTCTGAAAAAGGGAATCGAAATTTGGATCGTCCTGCTAGAAAACGTGGCGCAAAGGCAAGTAAAGCTGGTCTCAGTAATGAAAAAGTAGCTGTGATAGCCAGTTGTGACCGATCAGGGAACAAAGATTTCAAAGTAGCTACCAGAGGTCGCATTAGTAAAAGTGACTTGGAGACTATATTACAAGGGAAGTTGGCTAAAGTAGAAACCCTTTGTAGCGACAGTCACAGAAGCTATACTGCATTTGCAAAAGACAAGAAGGTAGCACACAAAAAATTTAATGCTTCGAAGGGTCAAAGAGCTGTTGACAAAATATATCACGTACAAAATGTGAATAATATGGATATGCGTCTAAGGAAATTTATGGAGCCCTTCAATGGAGTGGCAACAAAATACCTTCAGAATTATCTGAATTGGTTTTTAGTCTTAGAAAAAATAAAAAATTCAACCAGTAAAATGGCAACCGTAGCAGCTATAGCCTTTGCTTCCAATACTGCCTGGATGGAATTTAAAAACATAGTAGTAAATAATATGCTTTTTAGAACTTAG
- a CDS encoding nucleotidyl transferase AbiEii/AbiGii toxin family protein, translating into MKLHLDKKLFRQAVQFTSDQMQIPAIFVEKDYWVTYALFTIFNDKIGSDTVFKGGTALSKCYNIIERFSEDIDLVVLRREGESNNKLTTKIRTISSVVKDVLPEIEIVGLTHKMGMNRKTAHSYNKEFKGNYGQVRDAIVVEATWLGYFEPYTTKSVCSFVGEMMMNNGQSKIAKEQDLLPFNVLVLEPSRTICEKIMSLVRFSYGENPITDLRNKIRHVYDLHQLLSVKELLTFFKSKEFDNMLLKVAQDDVISFKNNNEWLKTHPVNSLIFKKPEKVWNDLKIVYESDFKNLVYGSFPNETELLNTLILIQKRIVSIDWNIKLENKIL; encoded by the coding sequence ATGAAACTTCATCTAGACAAAAAGCTATTTAGACAAGCTGTACAGTTTACATCTGACCAAATGCAAATACCTGCAATATTTGTAGAAAAAGATTATTGGGTAACATATGCACTCTTTACAATATTCAATGATAAAATTGGTAGTGATACAGTTTTCAAAGGAGGAACAGCATTATCTAAATGTTACAACATAATTGAAAGATTTTCAGAAGATATTGACCTAGTTGTTTTAAGAAGAGAGGGAGAATCAAATAATAAACTTACAACTAAAATAAGAACGATTAGTAGTGTAGTGAAAGATGTACTGCCAGAAATAGAGATAGTAGGTTTAACTCACAAAATGGGAATGAATCGTAAAACAGCACACTCATACAACAAAGAATTCAAAGGAAATTATGGTCAAGTAAGAGATGCTATTGTAGTGGAAGCTACTTGGCTTGGGTATTTTGAACCTTATACAACTAAAAGTGTTTGCTCTTTTGTTGGTGAGATGATGATGAATAATGGACAAAGCAAAATCGCTAAAGAACAAGATTTATTACCATTCAATGTACTTGTTTTAGAACCAAGCAGGACTATTTGCGAAAAAATAATGAGTTTAGTTCGGTTCTCGTATGGTGAAAATCCCATTACAGATTTAAGGAATAAGATTAGACACGTATATGACTTACACCAACTTCTTTCTGTAAAAGAACTGCTTACCTTTTTTAAGTCAAAAGAATTTGACAACATGTTATTAAAAGTTGCTCAAGATGATGTAATAAGTTTTAAAAATAACAATGAATGGTTGAAAACTCATCCTGTTAATTCACTAATATTTAAAAAACCTGAAAAAGTGTGGAACGATTTGAAAATTGTTTATGAGTCTGACTTTAAAAACTTGGTTTATGGTTCTTTTCCAAATGAAACAGAATTATTAAATACCTTAATCCTAATTCAGAAAAGAATAGTATCGATTGATTGGAATATCAAATTGGAAAACAAGATTCTATAA
- a CDS encoding helix-turn-helix domain-containing protein — protein MNYQTFQPHPDLESLISCYWTLEVPAAVDTQRQRIIPDGTIEMVFILGDDIKRYTTEDNFIIQPRSMVLGQTIDPFYIEPTGYVNTFAIRFYPYGFANFVTVPIRTLANKETPIEILFGEKTAKKLEQDIIQATDTKQRIEIIEFFLLNKLSEQVTVDNIVKTTIDTLLSTKGSTSIRDILKEDVSKRRQLERMFVKQIGISPKQLGKVIRLQSALKMLLSEEGESLTNIAYESEYYDQAHFIKDFKEFTGISPKEFLGNENMTLSSIFYK, from the coding sequence ATGAATTATCAAACTTTTCAGCCTCATCCAGATTTAGAATCGCTAATTAGTTGTTATTGGACTTTGGAAGTTCCTGCAGCAGTGGATACCCAAAGACAACGAATAATTCCTGATGGTACAATCGAAATGGTATTTATACTTGGAGATGATATAAAACGATATACTACCGAAGATAATTTCATTATACAACCTCGTTCAATGGTGCTTGGACAAACCATTGACCCTTTTTATATAGAACCAACGGGATATGTCAACACATTTGCAATCCGTTTTTATCCTTATGGTTTTGCCAATTTCGTAACTGTACCAATCAGAACGTTGGCAAATAAGGAAACACCAATTGAAATATTATTTGGAGAAAAAACCGCCAAAAAATTAGAACAAGACATCATTCAAGCAACAGATACAAAACAAAGAATAGAGATCATAGAATTTTTTCTTCTGAATAAACTTAGTGAGCAGGTCACGGTCGACAATATTGTTAAAACAACCATAGATACCCTCTTGTCAACAAAAGGAAGTACATCTATACGTGATATTCTTAAAGAAGATGTATCTAAAAGGAGACAACTAGAAAGAATGTTCGTAAAACAAATAGGGATCAGTCCGAAACAGTTAGGTAAAGTAATTCGGTTACAAAGCGCACTAAAAATGTTGCTTAGCGAAGAAGGAGAAAGCCTCACTAATATTGCTTATGAAAGTGAATACTACGACCAGGCGCATTTTATCAAAGATTTTAAGGAGTTTACAGGAATTAGTCCAAAAGAGTTTTTAGGGAATGAAAACATGACGCTTTCTTCCATTTTCTACAAATGA
- a CDS encoding nuclear transport factor 2 family protein: protein MKQSFQLFLPLFILILFTSSLSAQKTEKNSKESASETDLSDRQAIIKTIKNFYIGDHTGSIKHKKLSMHEKGAYRYVNKDGEYSESIFRLDSDNADPNYKEELLSIEIYDKLALARLRLDQFRTKLPEYKLMTLHKADGKWKITSITWGFGITQ, encoded by the coding sequence ATGAAACAATCATTTCAATTATTCTTGCCTCTATTTATTCTTATCCTATTTACTTCTTCTTTGTCTGCACAAAAAACAGAGAAAAATTCTAAGGAATCTGCTTCAGAAACAGATTTATCCGACCGTCAAGCTATAATTAAGACAATTAAGAATTTTTATATCGGTGACCATACTGGAAGTATCAAACATAAAAAACTCTCGATGCACGAAAAGGGTGCATACAGATATGTCAACAAAGATGGAGAATATTCAGAAAGTATTTTTCGATTGGATTCAGATAACGCAGATCCTAATTATAAAGAGGAATTATTGAGTATTGAAATTTATGATAAGCTTGCGTTAGCTCGACTTCGATTAGACCAATTTCGAACCAAGCTTCCGGAATATAAATTGATGACACTACATAAGGCTGATGGTAAATGGAAAATCACTAGTATTACTTGGGGCTTCGGAATTACGCAATAA
- the tssD gene encoding type VI secretion system tube protein TssD — translation MGIIAKLYADGQVYNVLQAEHSIIQRSDETGRPISRPFHTGLKAVIEATKDSYFFEKAIHPTQQIQEIILEYTDSMLGSRTRKVRFVDCHVTFDRTDFKANGRESLTETLLITAAGIEDSHSQGKYTTPRRVTEFLSEEIPVTGTETPQTTITRIMWNNDGEQEENITEIKYAQKVSLIAQIENPMGSTAIITIEKEDGTEFENGKTQLSFTEEIAEEGFIEITPFEIQERWEEFKTADIDKLIAKVEHGGVSRESAALQIIPPPKVLVNFRTGNGYKGEYGFDWLRMADTGKKGDVFYKDIIGSYATSNFVQSDAEYVKLGKKFEMPQHPIKANDKYVVPVLALLPTKKATLTLKVEVKDADAQKIEYKYDKTYFKLDKSEVSHKTLGKKELADDLTIECIKEFTTDQFIEVEADGKFAGKLKVLANDKANRYKAEIVFVQVWTDIISSGTPNKPVLSKRDSELKKYMAQALAKPSFNTVTLDLSSDATFNTSFSSAGNIINGSSDAIQDHMNTALYAKYDPLGKDYRKHYKIYFINESAGGLYGRSYGIPSANRSVVVYAIGFNDSTLAHETFHAMGLYHSFSDKSAFTFEKNKTDNIMDYSDIATPPVPVISTWQWQWTELWKNLDKE, via the coding sequence ATGGGCATTATTGCCAAACTATATGCTGACGGACAAGTATATAACGTACTCCAAGCTGAGCATAGTATAATCCAGCGTAGTGATGAGACAGGACGACCAATTTCCAGACCTTTTCATACTGGGTTAAAAGCTGTGATCGAAGCGACAAAAGACTCCTACTTTTTTGAAAAAGCTATACATCCCACACAGCAAATACAAGAAATCATTCTGGAATATACAGATAGTATGCTGGGGAGTAGAACCCGTAAAGTCAGGTTTGTTGATTGCCATGTAACCTTTGATCGTACAGACTTTAAGGCAAACGGTAGAGAATCACTTACAGAAACCCTATTGATCACTGCTGCGGGAATAGAAGATTCACACTCTCAGGGTAAATATACCACTCCAAGACGTGTAACAGAGTTTTTGAGTGAAGAGATACCTGTTACAGGAACAGAAACTCCACAAACCACCATTACGAGAATCATGTGGAATAATGATGGAGAGCAAGAAGAAAATATAACCGAAATCAAGTATGCTCAAAAAGTAAGTCTGATAGCCCAAATAGAAAACCCAATGGGTAGCACAGCTATCATTACTATAGAAAAAGAAGACGGCACCGAGTTTGAAAACGGAAAAACCCAACTCTCTTTTACCGAAGAAATAGCCGAAGAAGGATTTATAGAGATCACACCCTTTGAAATCCAAGAACGGTGGGAAGAATTTAAAACCGCTGATATTGATAAACTCATTGCCAAAGTAGAACATGGTGGGGTAAGTAGAGAAAGTGCTGCTTTGCAGATCATACCACCGCCAAAAGTATTAGTGAATTTTAGAACAGGAAATGGATATAAAGGCGAGTATGGTTTTGACTGGTTACGAATGGCAGATACGGGTAAAAAAGGAGATGTTTTTTACAAAGATATTATTGGTAGTTATGCTACAAGTAACTTTGTGCAAAGTGATGCTGAATACGTGAAATTGGGTAAGAAATTTGAAATGCCCCAGCATCCAATAAAAGCCAATGATAAATACGTGGTTCCTGTATTGGCACTATTACCTACTAAAAAAGCAACATTAACACTAAAAGTAGAAGTTAAAGATGCAGATGCTCAAAAAATTGAGTATAAATATGATAAAACGTATTTTAAACTAGATAAATCCGAAGTATCTCATAAAACTTTAGGTAAGAAGGAACTAGCAGATGACTTAACAATAGAATGTATTAAGGAGTTTACAACAGATCAATTTATCGAAGTAGAAGCAGACGGTAAATTTGCAGGAAAACTTAAAGTACTAGCTAACGATAAAGCAAATCGGTACAAGGCAGAAATTGTGTTTGTTCAAGTTTGGACTGATATTATAAGTTCAGGAACTCCTAACAAACCCGTATTAAGTAAAAGAGATTCAGAACTCAAAAAATATATGGCACAAGCATTGGCTAAACCATCTTTTAATACAGTCACATTAGATTTATCTTCAGATGCTACATTTAACACCAGTTTTAGTTCTGCTGGTAATATCATAAATGGTAGTAGTGATGCTATACAAGATCATATGAATACTGCATTATATGCTAAATATGATCCTTTAGGTAAAGATTACAGAAAACACTATAAAATCTATTTTATAAATGAGAGTGCTGGGGGTTTGTATGGTAGATCGTATGGAATACCTTCTGCAAATCGATCTGTAGTAGTCTATGCTATAGGTTTTAACGATAGTACGCTCGCACATGAAACTTTTCATGCTATGGGGTTATATCATAGTTTTAGTGATAAGAGTGCATTTACTTTTGAGAAAAATAAAACAGACAATATCATGGACTATTCTGATATTGCTACTCCACCAGTACCAGTTATCAGTACTTGGCAATGGCAATGGACAGAATTATGGAAAAACCTGGATAAAGAATAA
- a CDS encoding DUF6088 family protein — protein sequence MKVTEYIRNTIDRLPKGYIFTYEDFNIDVNKKEAIIKALNRMVNSGKIEKLSKGKYFKPEKTPFGSLQPNQEQIVKDLINEDGKVVGYLTGYSIYNKLGLTTQVSSILQIGKNQTRPKFKRERYTISFIKQKNIITKKNIPLLQVLDSIKYVKKIPDTTIKKSCLRFLEIIRKLNLDDKKELIRLSLKYPPSTRALLGALLDEIQNKSITISLKESLNPITKYEIPGAKKALTKASNWNII from the coding sequence TTGAAAGTAACTGAATATATTAGAAATACGATAGATCGATTGCCAAAGGGGTATATTTTCACCTATGAAGACTTTAATATTGATGTGAATAAAAAAGAAGCAATCATCAAAGCCTTAAATCGTATGGTAAATTCAGGCAAAATTGAAAAACTATCAAAAGGAAAGTACTTTAAACCTGAAAAAACTCCTTTTGGTAGTCTTCAGCCTAATCAAGAACAAATAGTTAAAGACTTAATAAATGAAGATGGTAAAGTAGTTGGATACCTCACTGGTTATAGTATATATAATAAGCTAGGGTTAACAACCCAAGTTAGTAGTATATTACAAATAGGAAAAAATCAAACTCGCCCTAAATTTAAACGAGAGCGTTATACTATATCATTTATCAAACAAAAAAATATAATTACCAAAAAAAATATTCCTCTGTTACAGGTTCTAGATTCAATTAAGTATGTAAAGAAAATACCCGACACTACCATAAAAAAATCTTGTTTAAGGTTTTTGGAAATAATTAGAAAATTGAATTTAGATGATAAGAAAGAATTAATACGACTTTCTTTAAAGTATCCTCCATCTACAAGAGCTTTATTAGGTGCATTGTTAGATGAAATACAAAATAAATCAATAACCATTAGCTTGAAAGAATCTCTAAATCCAATTACTAAATATGAGATTCCTGGTGCAAAAAAAGCATTAACTAAAGCTTCTAACTGGAATATCATATGA
- a CDS encoding SMI1/KNR4 family protein, which yields MNSQNNKKESYENLISELEIKYRNELKRDSEKEFNSEFIRTTNLENVIIKKYGFQGIKLVFESRNSSNFHKLGELPKDCPWISLNDKTIAEFITENFKPISKDIPNLIASLKDRCKFIFAENKENTWHLHYLLDMKLYDDRDYFKIYTGGAPLLNAEPNKNLKEFNWNVPNDLKTFYKIHNGFGEIYDAYFVMANDDIKVMAEMMNPICKEQNVQPDGYSFNDLLEFYPDGAGNAQCFYKNNSNSTVDWDHEIWEISGETGFFEFINQRMSEIDEE from the coding sequence GTGAATAGTCAAAATAATAAAAAAGAAAGTTATGAAAATTTGATTTCGGAATTAGAAATAAAGTATAGAAATGAACTGAAAAGAGATTCTGAAAAAGAATTTAATTCAGAATTTATTCGAACTACTAATTTAGAAAATGTAATCATAAAAAAATATGGTTTTCAAGGAATTAAGCTTGTATTTGAATCAAGAAACAGTTCAAACTTTCATAAGCTTGGTGAGTTACCAAAAGACTGTCCTTGGATATCTTTAAATGACAAAACTATTGCGGAATTTATTACCGAAAATTTTAAACCAATTTCCAAAGACATCCCGAATCTAATAGCTTCATTAAAAGATCGATGCAAATTTATTTTTGCGGAAAATAAAGAAAATACTTGGCATCTACATTATTTGCTTGATATGAAACTTTATGATGACAGAGATTATTTTAAAATATATACTGGAGGAGCACCACTTTTAAATGCAGAACCAAATAAAAACTTGAAAGAATTTAATTGGAATGTTCCAAACGATTTAAAAACTTTTTATAAAATACACAACGGATTTGGCGAAATATATGACGCATATTTTGTAATGGCAAACGATGATATAAAAGTAATGGCTGAAATGATGAATCCGATTTGTAAAGAACAAAATGTACAACCTGATGGCTATTCATTTAATGATTTACTTGAATTCTATCCAGATGGTGCTGGAAATGCTCAATGCTTTTATAAAAACAATAGTAATTCGACTGTAGATTGGGACCACGAAATTTGGGAGATTTCGGGAGAAACTGGTTTTTTTGAGTTTATAAATCAAAGAATGTCCGAAATTGATGAAGAATAA
- a CDS encoding DUF2200 domain-containing protein, protein MSSTKHHDERISKMTFASVYPHYLVKIEKKGRTKEELHQVIEWLTGYDKKELQELMEEKVTFEVFFRNASVNPNATLITGVICGYRVEDIENLLTQRVRYLDKLVDELAKGRKMDKILRVG, encoded by the coding sequence ATGAGCAGCACAAAACATCACGATGAGCGTATTTCAAAAATGACATTTGCATCGGTGTATCCACATTATCTTGTCAAGATCGAGAAGAAAGGCAGAACAAAAGAAGAGTTGCATCAAGTAATTGAATGGTTGACCGGTTATGATAAAAAAGAACTGCAAGAACTGATGGAAGAAAAAGTAACTTTTGAAGTGTTTTTTCGGAATGCTTCTGTAAACCCTAATGCTACCCTTATTACTGGTGTAATCTGTGGCTATCGAGTAGAGGATATCGAAAATCTGTTAACGCAACGAGTGAGATATTTGGACAAATTAGTAGACGAATTGGCAAAAGGGCGTAAGATGGATAAGATTTTGCGAGTTGGG